From a single Nostoc sp. MS1 genomic region:
- the ppsA gene encoding phosphoenolpyruvate synthase, whose amino-acid sequence MVNILINSQSDLVSKEQVLVLPLNQVGIADIPLVGGKNASLGEMIQQLRRKGVKVPTGFATTAFAYRYFISSAGLEAKLREIFADLDVEDVQNLRQRGKQARLLMLQTPFPTALQDAIAQAYTNLCQEYGADTDVAVRSSATAEDLPDASFAGQQETYLNVHGLPAVLESCHKCFASIFTDRAISYRQIKGFDHFNIALSVGVQKMVRSDLATSGVMFSIDTETGFKDAALITAAYGLGENVVQGAVNPDEYLVFKPTLKQGYRSVIKKRLGTKEIKMVYDLGGSKLTKNVSVPHSERNVFALNDEDILQLAHWAYIIEEHYSQVRGVYTPMDIEWAKDGLTNELFIVQARPETVQSQKTNNVLRNYHLSRNGEENTQSLTPIITGRSVGEMIGQGKARVILDVHQINQFQAGEVLVTNRTDPDWEPIMKRASAIVTNSGGRTCHAAIIARELGIPAIVGCGNATTILKTGQEITVSCAEGETGKVYSGLLPYEIKEIPLEKLPRTRTQIMMNLGNPEEAFGLRSIPNDGVGLARMEFIINNHIKAHPMALIHFDELADELAKYKIAELTAQYEDKAQFFVDKLAQGIATIAAAFYPKPVIVRLSDFKSNEYANLLGGRQFEPKEENPMIGWRGASRYYDPRYSEGFALECQAMKRVRDDMGLTNVILMVPFCRTPNEGRRVLAEMAKHGLVRGENDLQVYVMCELPSNVELADEFCQVFDGFSIGSNDLTQLTLGLDRDSELVAHLFDERDEAVKRMIAKAIATVKQHGCKIGICGQAPSDYPEFACFLVEQGIDSISLNPDSVLKTLLEIAEAEGSSDEGVGGDVGVEENNF is encoded by the coding sequence ATGGTAAACATACTAATAAATTCCCAATCTGATTTAGTTTCTAAAGAACAAGTTCTAGTGTTACCTCTGAATCAAGTGGGAATTGCAGATATCCCCTTAGTAGGTGGAAAAAATGCCTCCTTGGGTGAGATGATTCAGCAATTGCGGCGTAAGGGTGTGAAAGTTCCGACTGGGTTCGCTACTACTGCTTTTGCTTATAGATATTTCATTTCCTCCGCCGGGTTAGAAGCTAAATTAAGAGAGATTTTTGCAGATTTAGATGTAGAGGATGTGCAGAATTTACGCCAGCGTGGTAAACAAGCTAGGTTACTAATGTTGCAAACTCCTTTCCCGACAGCATTACAAGATGCGATCGCCCAAGCCTACACCAACCTCTGTCAAGAATACGGTGCTGATACCGATGTCGCCGTCCGTTCTAGCGCCACGGCTGAGGATTTACCTGACGCAAGCTTTGCAGGACAACAAGAAACTTACCTCAATGTCCACGGTTTACCAGCCGTCCTCGAATCTTGTCACAAGTGTTTTGCTTCCATTTTCACCGATCGCGCCATCTCCTATCGTCAAATCAAAGGCTTTGACCACTTCAATATTGCCCTTTCGGTCGGTGTACAAAAAATGGTGCGTTCTGACTTGGCTACTTCTGGGGTGATGTTCTCCATTGATACGGAAACCGGGTTTAAAGATGCAGCTTTGATTACAGCCGCCTATGGTTTGGGGGAAAATGTCGTCCAAGGCGCAGTTAACCCCGATGAGTATTTAGTATTTAAACCAACTCTGAAACAAGGATACCGCTCAGTTATTAAAAAGCGCCTCGGCACTAAAGAAATTAAAATGGTGTATGACTTGGGCGGTTCAAAATTGACTAAAAACGTTTCCGTTCCTCACTCAGAACGCAACGTTTTCGCCCTCAACGATGAAGACATCTTACAACTAGCACATTGGGCTTACATCATTGAGGAACACTATTCTCAAGTGCGTGGTGTCTACACACCAATGGATATTGAATGGGCGAAAGATGGTTTAACTAATGAATTGTTCATTGTCCAAGCGCGTCCAGAAACGGTGCAATCGCAGAAAACAAATAATGTACTGCGGAATTATCACTTGTCAAGAAATGGAGAAGAAAATACTCAATCTCTTACACCTATTATTACTGGTCGCAGTGTTGGGGAAATGATTGGACAAGGTAAAGCCAGAGTAATTCTAGATGTCCATCAAATTAACCAGTTTCAAGCGGGAGAAGTGTTAGTTACTAACCGCACTGATCCAGATTGGGAACCAATTATGAAACGGGCTAGTGCCATTGTCACTAACTCTGGTGGTAGAACTTGTCACGCAGCGATTATTGCTAGGGAGTTGGGTATCCCGGCGATCGTGGGTTGTGGTAATGCGACTACTATTTTAAAAACTGGACAGGAAATTACTGTTAGCTGTGCAGAAGGGGAAACAGGTAAAGTCTACTCTGGTTTGTTACCCTACGAAATCAAAGAAATTCCGCTAGAAAAATTGCCCCGCACCCGTACCCAAATTATGATGAATTTGGGCAATCCCGAAGAAGCCTTTGGCTTAAGGAGCATTCCTAATGATGGGGTAGGATTGGCCAGGATGGAGTTTATTATAAACAACCACATCAAAGCCCATCCTATGGCATTGATTCACTTCGATGAGTTGGCAGACGAATTAGCTAAATACAAAATTGCAGAATTAACTGCCCAATACGAAGATAAAGCCCAATTCTTTGTCGATAAACTAGCTCAAGGAATTGCCACGATCGCAGCTGCATTTTATCCCAAACCTGTCATAGTCCGCCTCTCTGACTTCAAAAGTAATGAATACGCCAACCTCTTAGGCGGTAGACAGTTTGAACCTAAAGAAGAAAACCCGATGATTGGCTGGCGTGGTGCTTCTCGCTACTATGACCCCCGTTACAGCGAAGGTTTCGCCCTAGAATGTCAAGCCATGAAACGAGTCCGCGACGACATGGGTTTAACCAACGTCATCTTAATGGTTCCCTTCTGCCGCACTCCCAACGAAGGACGGCGGGTATTAGCAGAGATGGCGAAACATGGGTTAGTGCGGGGGGAAAACGACTTACAAGTTTATGTCATGTGTGAGTTACCCAGTAACGTGGAGTTAGCAGACGAATTTTGTCAAGTATTTGATGGTTTCTCCATTGGTTCCAATGACTTGACACAGTTAACACTGGGACTAGATAGAGATTCGGAGTTAGTCGCCCATTTATTTGATGAACGTGACGAAGCCGTTAAGCGGATGATAGCGAAAGCGATCGCCACTGTCAAACAGCACGGATGTAAAATTGGTATCTGCGGTCAAGCACCAAGTGATTACCCAGAATTTGCCTGTTTCTTAGTCGAACAAGGAATTGATTCCATCAGCCTTAACCCTGATTCAGTGCTTAAGACTTTGTTGGAAATTGCTGAGGCGGAAGGTAGTTCAGATGAGGGAGTGGGGGGAGATGTGGGAGTAGAGGAGAACAACTTTTGA
- a CDS encoding DUF4327 family protein has protein sequence MDTAVKYDIEVIKDEARLLISKGILNRQQPIYALCKYIPERDWPFFELELEKNEFLLRDRVIDLLSQDKWEDD, from the coding sequence ATGGATACCGCAGTAAAATATGACATTGAAGTTATCAAGGATGAAGCGCGTCTCCTTATCTCTAAGGGGATTTTAAATCGTCAACAACCAATTTATGCTTTGTGTAAATATATTCCAGAGCGCGACTGGCCATTTTTTGAATTAGAGTTAGAGAAAAACGAATTTTTGCTGAGAGATAGAGTTATCGATTTGTTGAGCCAGGACAAATGGGAAGACGACTAA
- a CDS encoding Uma2 family endonuclease yields the protein MVITPIKEDISTDYSLENWLQNSPEGTEWVNGELREKEEVTLKHSRIQGNLYFYWRNFKNTNGQGGEVYTEAPCRTNQQGRRPDVAYLTPELMQQFGEPAVLPQSFPLIAEIISPTDLAEDMIAKSQEYLHSGSEEIWLVFPENRWIIVVTKNQRLIFVSGEVVKTQAVLQGFNVAVDELLG from the coding sequence ATGGTAATCACACCAATCAAAGAAGATATATCAACAGATTATTCCTTAGAAAATTGGCTACAAAATTCCCCTGAAGGTACAGAATGGGTAAATGGGGAATTACGGGAGAAAGAAGAAGTGACGTTGAAGCACAGCCGCATACAGGGTAATTTATATTTTTATTGGAGAAATTTTAAAAATACCAACGGGCAAGGCGGCGAAGTTTATACAGAAGCACCCTGTCGGACTAATCAACAAGGTCGTCGTCCTGATGTTGCTTATCTTACTCCAGAATTGATGCAGCAATTTGGTGAACCTGCTGTTTTACCCCAGAGTTTTCCCCTAATAGCTGAGATTATTTCCCCTACAGATTTAGCCGAAGATATGATTGCTAAATCTCAAGAGTATTTGCACTCAGGCAGTGAAGAAATTTGGTTAGTTTTTCCTGAAAATCGCTGGATTATAGTTGTGACTAAAAATCAGCGCCTTATCTTTGTTAGTGGTGAAGTGGTAAAAACTCAAGCTGTACTTCAAGGCTTTAATGTTGCAGTAGATGAATTATTAGGCTAG
- a CDS encoding NADP-dependent isocitrate dehydrogenase — MYDKITPPTTGEKITFKNGEPIVPDNPIIPFIRGDGTGIDIWPATQKVLDAAVAKAYQGKRQISWFKIYAGDEACDLYGTYQYLPEDTLTAIREYGVAIKGPLTTPVGGGIRSLNVALRQIFDLYACVRPCRYYAGTPSPHKNPEKLDVIVYRENTEDIYLGIEWKQGSEIGDRLISILNKELIPATPEHGKKQIPLDSGIGIKPISKTGSQRLVRRAIKHALTLPKQKQQVTLVHKGNIMKYTEGAFRDWGYELATTEFRQETVTERESWILSNKEKNPNISLEENARQIDPGFDALTQEKKAQIVKEVETVLNSIWETHGNGKWKEKILVNDRIADSIFQQIQTRPDEYSILATMNLNGDYLSDAAAAIVGGLGMGPGANIGDSSAVFEATHGTAPKHAGLDKINPGSLILSGVMMLEYLGWQEAADLVKKGLGDAIANGQVTYDLARLLEPPVEPLKCSEFADAIIKHFG; from the coding sequence ATGTATGACAAGATTACCCCCCCTACAACCGGAGAAAAAATCACCTTTAAGAATGGTGAGCCGATTGTGCCTGACAACCCAATTATCCCCTTTATTCGGGGCGATGGAACAGGAATTGATATTTGGCCAGCTACGCAAAAAGTATTAGATGCGGCTGTAGCCAAAGCTTATCAAGGTAAGCGTCAAATTAGCTGGTTTAAAATTTACGCTGGTGATGAAGCTTGTGATTTATACGGTACTTATCAGTATTTACCAGAGGATACATTAACAGCAATTCGGGAATATGGCGTAGCAATTAAAGGGCCTTTGACTACTCCTGTGGGTGGTGGGATTCGCTCTTTGAATGTGGCGTTAAGACAGATTTTTGACTTGTATGCCTGTGTACGTCCTTGCCGTTATTATGCGGGTACGCCTTCACCCCACAAAAACCCCGAAAAGCTGGATGTGATTGTTTATCGGGAAAATACAGAGGATATTTATTTGGGGATCGAGTGGAAGCAAGGGAGTGAAATAGGCGATCGCCTAATTTCCATCCTCAACAAAGAACTGATCCCCGCTACCCCAGAACACGGTAAGAAGCAGATCCCCCTTGATTCTGGTATAGGTATCAAACCCATCAGTAAAACGGGTTCCCAACGGCTTGTGCGTCGGGCGATTAAACACGCCTTAACACTACCCAAGCAAAAGCAGCAGGTGACGTTGGTGCATAAGGGTAACATCATGAAGTATACCGAAGGCGCTTTCCGTGATTGGGGTTATGAACTCGCTACCACTGAGTTCCGTCAAGAAACTGTCACCGAACGGGAATCTTGGATCTTAAGCAACAAGGAGAAGAACCCAAATATTTCCTTGGAAGAAAACGCCCGTCAAATTGACCCTGGTTTTGATGCTCTTACCCAAGAGAAGAAAGCACAAATTGTCAAGGAAGTAGAAACAGTTCTTAACTCAATTTGGGAAACTCACGGTAACGGCAAGTGGAAAGAAAAAATTCTAGTCAATGACAGAATTGCTGACAGTATCTTTCAACAAATCCAAACCAGACCAGATGAGTATTCGATTCTGGCGACAATGAACTTAAACGGCGATTACTTATCTGATGCGGCTGCGGCTATTGTCGGTGGCTTGGGAATGGGGCCTGGTGCAAATATTGGTGATTCCAGCGCTGTGTTTGAAGCTACCCACGGTACAGCACCCAAACACGCAGGCTTAGACAAAATTAACCCTGGTTCGTTGATTTTGTCTGGTGTGATGATGCTGGAATATTTAGGTTGGCAAGAAGCCGCAGACTTAGTTAAGAAAGGTTTAGGGGATGCGATCGCCAATGGTCAAGTCACCTACGATTTAGCTAGGTTACTAGAACCACCAGTAGAACCACTAAAATGTTCTGAATTTGCCGACGCAATTATCAAACATTTCGGTTAA
- a CDS encoding GUN4 domain-containing protein, with the protein MTDPMIVSGTANDIDSLRQRLIAGSIQVQQQIIPQLADLGNQGLDVLQEFLLKRRDNPATWIDGKAYQVLYNSDAPQAQEFLQNHFPEGIVTLKSSCGMNYHPLQQLLAKQDFQAADRTTIEKMCELAGPMAVKRKWLYFTEVESFPIDDLQTINQLWLVHSEGKFGFSVQRDIWLSLGKNWDNLWPKIGWKSGNNWTRYPNSFTWDLTAPRGHLPLSNQLRGVRVIASLFAHPAWSK; encoded by the coding sequence ATGACAGACCCAATGATTGTATCAGGCACTGCTAATGACATCGACTCCCTCCGGCAACGGTTAATCGCTGGGTCTATTCAAGTTCAACAACAGATAATCCCACAGTTAGCTGATTTGGGCAATCAAGGATTAGATGTTTTACAGGAATTTTTACTGAAACGTCGTGACAACCCAGCGACTTGGATTGATGGGAAAGCTTACCAAGTCCTTTACAACTCTGATGCACCACAAGCCCAGGAGTTTTTACAAAATCATTTTCCTGAAGGAATTGTAACTCTAAAATCAAGCTGCGGGATGAATTACCATCCTTTGCAACAATTATTAGCCAAGCAAGACTTCCAAGCAGCCGATCGCACGACAATCGAAAAAATGTGCGAACTAGCAGGGCCAATGGCTGTAAAAAGAAAATGGCTGTATTTTACTGAGGTAGAAAGTTTTCCCATCGATGACCTACAAACAATCAATCAGCTTTGGCTTGTCCACTCTGAAGGCAAATTTGGCTTCTCGGTACAACGAGACATTTGGTTGAGTTTGGGTAAAAACTGGGATAATCTCTGGCCGAAAATCGGCTGGAAAAGCGGTAACAACTGGACTCGCTACCCCAACAGCTTCACTTGGGATTTAACCGCGCCTAGAGGTCATTTACCCCTGTCTAATCAACTGCGAGGAGTGCGAGTGATTGCTTCTTTATTTGCTCATCCTGCTTGGTCTAAGTGA
- a CDS encoding ABC transporter ATP-binding protein yields the protein MAKVRLEDIKRRFNNVIAIEDISFEIPDGEFWVLVGPSGCGKSTILRTIAGLETASSGNLFIGDRLVNNIPARARDVAMVFQNYALYPHMTVAENIAFGLKMRKFDPKMIQERVVKVARSLSLDHLLDRKPKQLSGGQQQRVALGRAIAREPQVFLLDEPLSNLDAQLRDDTRTELKQLHQHLGITTIYVTHDQVEAMTLADQIVVLNGGRIQQIGEPQAIYARPANQMVATFLGNPPMNILNAVYKGDAFDVNGQLLTLPSSLKENLPLHSGQSVDLGIRPEHISIHADATNTENSGLLVEVKVVEPLGRETLVRVSLPDSTVLLNVQLGGDVRLHPGDRLSLQLDLNQLFIFDPKSGQRISPQD from the coding sequence ATGGCAAAAGTTCGTTTAGAAGATATTAAGCGTCGGTTTAACAATGTTATCGCCATTGAGGATATCTCCTTTGAAATCCCTGATGGGGAGTTTTGGGTTTTGGTGGGGCCTTCTGGGTGTGGTAAGTCTACAATTTTACGCACGATCGCTGGTTTAGAAACTGCTAGTTCCGGTAATCTGTTTATTGGCGATCGCTTGGTGAATAATATCCCCGCTAGAGCGCGAGATGTGGCGATGGTGTTTCAAAATTACGCACTTTATCCCCACATGACGGTGGCGGAAAATATCGCCTTTGGGTTGAAGATGCGGAAATTTGACCCCAAGATGATCCAAGAACGGGTGGTGAAGGTGGCGCGATCGCTTTCTTTGGATCATCTGTTGGATCGCAAACCCAAACAATTGTCGGGCGGTCAGCAACAACGGGTAGCATTAGGAAGGGCGATCGCGCGTGAACCCCAAGTCTTTCTATTAGACGAACCTTTATCAAATTTGGATGCCCAATTACGTGATGATACTAGGACAGAGTTAAAGCAGTTACATCAACATTTAGGCATTACAACAATCTACGTTACCCATGATCAAGTCGAGGCGATGACTTTGGCTGATCAGATTGTGGTATTAAATGGCGGAAGGATTCAACAAATTGGCGAACCTCAAGCTATTTATGCTCGTCCTGCTAATCAAATGGTGGCAACTTTTTTAGGTAATCCACCGATGAATATTCTGAACGCAGTTTATAAGGGTGATGCTTTTGATGTCAATGGACAGTTACTAACTCTTCCTTCATCTCTTAAAGAGAATTTACCACTCCATTCAGGACAAAGTGTTGATTTGGGTATCCGTCCAGAACACATCTCAATTCATGCTGATGCAACTAATACAGAAAACTCAGGACTATTAGTCGAAGTCAAGGTAGTTGAACCTTTGGGGAGAGAAACATTAGTTCGTGTCAGTTTACCCGACTCGACGGTGCTTTTAAATGTTCAATTGGGTGGCGATGTTCGTCTACATCCAGGCGATCGCCTTTCTCTACAACTTGATTTAAATCAATTATTTATTTTCGATCCCAAAAGTGGACAGAGGATTTCACCCCAGGATTAA
- a CDS encoding GAF domain-containing protein, whose amino-acid sequence MKFADNPGSVPTSLEQDSILHRMINRIRRSLELQDILTATVSEIRDFLATDRVMIYRFDTDGSGEVVAESIYEQRLPSLLGLHFPADDIPQTARELFVTAGQRSIVDVASGRIGVSPLASSNHESSQAENIAYRPVDACHLEYLQAMGVQSSLVVPILLCDLITPSQPPQLWGLLVSHHSQVRTILKRELKLVQQVSDQVAMAIAQSNLLNETRAQQRREAIINQINSLLHRQSVIQLQAALETAIAALGGTSGRLYIDIEQTKELYTSGEQPSLSDDLGYSILENHPVWQNWMSEYKPGDIAAITDIYKETRLRVVATAFQPTLIRGMLVMPLHYRQVLIGVITIFRLEFDSEILWAGRCEESKRQRLPQLSFDLWREQKKGQAPQWSTEEISLAQVIASDFSIAIHQKHTTQKLQAFNLDLKHQVQEQTAELEKTFLLTEVIKQVTQQIRSTLDLKTILQTIVKEVRFLLNSDRAIIYQITDDDGEVVVEELNGSWDSVLGIKMPLGCFPDEYARLFFRGRVRAINNVSAETMSACHREFLESLQVQANLIVPIKMTNQLWGLVIAHQCSSPRDWQDIEINLLQQLADQAAIAIQQAQLYAQSCLAEAEAKAKATQLEQALSQLHQTQTRLIQNEKMSSLGQLVAGVAHEINNPVNFIHGNLCHASEYTQQLLELLKLYQDHYPQPASKISETIEDIDLDFLLEDLPKIITSMQLGADRIRSIVLSLRNFSRLDEAECKPVDIHEGINNTLLILQHRLKPSPNFSGIEIVKDYGNLPLIECYAGQMNQVFMNIISNAIDALEESSLSGEISEANSITTNKNKSLCAVKEKTTQHPQIYISTKLSIDEYRLLIRIADNGSGMSQETKNKIFDPFFTTKSVGKGTGLGLAISYQIIVEKHNGILECISELGKGTEFWIEIPVKLANKTT is encoded by the coding sequence ATGAAATTTGCGGATAATCCAGGTAGTGTTCCAACATCATTAGAGCAAGATAGTATATTGCATCGGATGATTAACCGAATTAGGCGATCGCTCGAACTGCAAGATATATTAACAGCTACAGTGTCAGAGATTCGGGACTTTTTGGCAACAGACCGAGTAATGATCTATCGCTTCGATACAGATGGTAGCGGTGAAGTAGTTGCGGAATCTATTTACGAACAGCGTTTACCTTCGTTGCTGGGGCTACACTTTCCTGCCGATGATATCCCGCAAACAGCTAGAGAACTTTTTGTCACAGCCGGGCAACGTTCTATAGTGGATGTAGCTAGTGGACGTATTGGTGTATCTCCCCTTGCATCGTCAAATCATGAATCTTCCCAAGCTGAGAATATAGCTTATCGTCCGGTTGATGCTTGCCACCTGGAATATTTGCAAGCGATGGGTGTGCAGTCTTCCTTGGTAGTGCCAATTTTATTGTGTGACTTGATAACACCTTCCCAACCGCCGCAATTGTGGGGATTGTTAGTCTCACATCACTCTCAAGTACGTACAATTTTAAAACGGGAACTGAAATTAGTACAGCAAGTAAGCGATCAGGTAGCAATGGCGATCGCCCAAAGTAATCTATTGAATGAAACCCGCGCCCAGCAAAGGCGAGAAGCAATTATTAATCAAATTAATAGTCTTTTACATAGACAATCAGTTATTCAATTACAAGCAGCCTTAGAAACAGCGATCGCGGCTTTGGGCGGTACTAGTGGCAGATTATATATTGATATAGAACAAACTAAAGAGCTATATACTAGCGGCGAACAACCCAGTTTATCGGATGATTTAGGTTATAGTATCCTGGAAAACCATCCAGTGTGGCAAAACTGGATGAGCGAGTATAAACCAGGTGATATTGCGGCAATTACTGATATTTACAAAGAAACTCGATTGCGGGTTGTAGCTACTGCATTTCAACCTACTCTTATTCGCGGAATGTTGGTTATGCCCCTACATTATCGACAAGTTTTGATTGGGGTAATCACCATTTTTCGCCTTGAATTTGATTCAGAAATTTTGTGGGCTGGCAGATGTGAAGAAAGTAAACGCCAACGCCTACCCCAGCTTTCCTTTGACTTATGGCGCGAACAAAAAAAAGGGCAAGCGCCACAATGGAGTACGGAAGAAATTTCTTTAGCGCAAGTGATAGCATCTGACTTTTCTATAGCAATTCACCAAAAACATACAACCCAAAAACTACAAGCGTTTAATCTTGATTTAAAACATCAAGTCCAAGAACAAACGGCGGAACTAGAAAAAACATTTCTCTTAACAGAAGTAATTAAGCAAGTTACTCAACAAATCCGCAGCACCTTAGATTTAAAAACTATCCTGCAAACTATTGTTAAAGAAGTTCGTTTTTTGCTCAACTCAGATAGAGCAATAATTTACCAAATTACAGATGACGATGGTGAAGTTGTTGTTGAAGAACTCAACGGCAGTTGGGATTCAGTTTTAGGCATAAAGATGCCATTAGGTTGCTTCCCTGATGAATATGCCCGTCTTTTCTTTCGGGGTAGAGTGAGGGCGATTAATAACGTCTCAGCCGAGACTATGAGTGCTTGCCATCGTGAGTTTTTAGAGAGTTTGCAAGTGCAAGCGAACTTAATAGTACCCATTAAGATGACTAATCAACTCTGGGGATTAGTGATTGCCCATCAATGTTCATCGCCTAGAGATTGGCAGGATATAGAAATTAATTTATTACAACAATTAGCAGATCAAGCGGCGATCGCCATTCAACAAGCACAACTATATGCACAAAGCTGTCTAGCCGAAGCTGAGGCTAAAGCTAAAGCCACACAGTTAGAACAAGCTTTGTCTCAATTGCACCAAACTCAGACAAGATTAATACAAAACGAGAAAATGTCTAGTTTAGGACAGTTAGTTGCAGGAGTTGCCCACGAAATTAACAACCCCGTCAACTTTATTCACGGCAATCTTTGCCATGCTAGTGAATATACGCAACAACTACTAGAACTATTAAAACTTTATCAAGACCATTATCCACAACCTGCCAGTAAAATTTCCGAAACCATAGAAGATATTGATTTAGATTTCTTGTTAGAAGACTTGCCGAAAATCATCACTTCCATGCAGCTTGGTGCAGATCGCATTCGTTCCATTGTCCTTTCTTTAAGAAATTTCTCTCGTTTAGATGAGGCTGAATGTAAGCCAGTTGATATTCATGAAGGTATTAACAACACTCTATTAATTTTGCAACATCGCCTAAAACCAAGTCCTAATTTTTCTGGCATTGAAATAGTGAAAGATTACGGTAATCTACCCTTAATAGAATGCTATGCCGGACAGATGAATCAAGTATTCATGAATATTATTAGTAATGCCATTGATGCCTTAGAGGAATCCAGTCTGAGTGGTGAAATATCAGAGGCAAATAGCATAACAACTAACAAAAACAAAAGTTTGTGTGCTGTAAAAGAAAAGACAACTCAACACCCACAAATTTATATCTCTACTAAACTCTCGATAGATGAATATCGTCTACTGATTCGGATTGCTGACAATGGTTCTGGCATGTCACAAGAAACAAAAAATAAAATTTTTGATCCATTTTTTACTACTAAATCAGTAGGAAAAGGTACAGGACTAGGTTTAGCTATAAGTTATCAAATTATTGTAGAAAAACATAATGGGATTTTGGAATGTATATCTGAATTAGGCAAAGGTACAGAGTTTTGGATTGAAATACCTGTTAAGTTGGCGAATAAAACTACTTAA